The genome window CTCGATGCGGCGGCAGCGGCATCGTCGTTCGCTTCCTTCAGCCGTTGCTGCGGCAGCGGTCGGGCCAGCGCGGCCGTCTTCGCGGCCGAGCGGATGGCTTGGGGCAGGCCGGCCGAGCGCGTAACCGTGTCTTCCAGCACCCGCACCACCCGTCCGTTGTCGGCTTGGGCGACGTAACGGGCGACGACGGCGCCCTGCTCGGCCAGGCGCGTCCATTTGCTGCGCTGCGAAGCGGTTCCCACCTTGGTGGAGCCGTCGGCGAAGGTTGCAATATACAGCCAGTGCTCCTGCGCGAGGTACTGCGCAAGCCCTCCAGGGGCGACGCCGGAGCGGTGCACATCATGCATGTAACGGAAGTCGTCCCTGGCGAAGCACGGCCCGCATTGGTAGCCGCGCTCCGCCGTCGTGCGCGTGGGGCAGGGAAAGGAGCGTCGCTCACCCCCGTTGAGTGCCTTCGAGTAGCCGAGGCAGTAGCGGCTACCGGGTCCGTCGTCGAGCCGGAAGCCCAGGTTGAACCCGCCACCGCAAACCTGCTCGCTGGAAGCCTGATTGCTGGCCGGCAGGTCCAGGGAGGTGCGCTCCCCCTGCGGAGAGGCGAGGGCAAGGGACGGACCTTCCCGGGTCCAGGACACGCCGTGGCAGAGGAAGTGTCCGGTGGGCATGCGGCCACGCTACCGGAACGGCCGCTACGTGTTGCTCAACTTGCGCCTTAAACACCGAATGGCCGGATGAACGGGGAATCCTCCACCGTTCTCCGGCCACTCAGCAAATGGGTTTGGGACTTAGGCCGTCTGGCCCTCGTGCGGTCCCTCGGCGATCTCCTCGAGCACCTTGTCGTTGAAGGCGGGAAGATCGTCCGGGTTGCGGCTGGTGACAAACCCTGCATCGACCACAACCTCGTCGTCCGTCCAGTTGGCTCCCGCATTCCGCAGGTCCGTCTCGAGCGTGTGGTACGAGGTCATCGAGCGCCCGCTGACAACTCCGGCCTCAATCAGCAGCCACGGGGCGTGGCAGATCGCGGCCACCGGCTTGTGCTGTTCGAAGAAGCTGCGGGCAAATGCCTGCGCTTCCTTCTCGACGCGAAGATGGTCCGCGTTCACCACGCCACCGGGCAGGACCAGGGCGTCAAAATCATCGGCATTCGCCTGGTCCAGGGTCAGGTCCACCGGGAAGGTGTCGCCCTTCTCAACGCCATTGAATCCCTGTACCGAGTCCCCGCTCGGGGCCACCAGGGTAGGAACGCCGCCGGCGCCCTTCACAGCTTCCCAGGGGCTCGTAAGCTCAACCTGTTCGACGCCGTCCATGAGCAGGAAGGCGACCTTCTTACCGGAAATATCGTGCGCAGTCATGCTTACCTCCAATTCCGTAGGGCTTACATTCCCAGCCTAGGAAATCCGAAAGTACTAAGCAAACTGATGGTTTAGCTTAGCGGTCAGAGACCGTCCGCCACCGCCGCCGCTGCCGCCAGCCAGGCCGCCTGCGTGCGGGGCTTCAGCGCACCCCACCGGATGCGACCCTTCAGCAGCGCCACGTCGTATGGGATGGTGACCGCACGGCGGGCAAGCTGGGCGAATCCGTCTGCGATTTCCTTTGCCTGCGCGGGGGTGCCGTTCTTGTCCGACTGGCTCACGATCACTACGGCGTTCTCCGACAGCTCGGCATACTTCCCGCCCCGGGCGCGCAGCGCCTCCAGGAGCAAAGCCCCGGCTTCGGCGTGCTCCTCAAGGGTTGTGGTGGCAATGACCAGCTGGTCAGTGTGGTGGATCATGCGCAACCACCGCTCGGCAGTTTCGTCATTACCCGAATCCACGACGTTCAACCGGAAGTACTTCGATGCGACCTCGTGGAGCGAATCGAAATCCGCAGAGGTGATCTTTTGCTCAGAGGCCAGGACGTCGGGCTTGGAGCGCAGGACGTCGTACTTGTCTTCCGTCTGGTGGTGCACGTAGCGGGCAAGCAGCGCGGACTGTGCCGACGGCGCCAGCAGTTGGCTGGTCTGAGGCAACAGGTCCATCACCGAAGAGTTGTGCGGTCCCTGCTCGGTACGCCAGCCGAGGGTGCCACGGGTCTCGTTGTTGTCCCAGGCGAGCACAGGCCCACCGCCGTTACGTGCAAATACGGCCGCGAGCATGACCGTGGTGGGTGTCTTGTTGGCCCCACCCTTGCCGTTCACGACGGAAATGGTGCGCGGCCCTGGCCAGTGCTGGCTGACAGCGCGCGTGTGCGCCCGGGTGGTCAGCTCCTGCTTGGACGGGGCCATCCGGATCCCGAGCCTCGTCAGTAGCCCGCGGAGGCCTGTCTCAGCCGGGATGGTGCCGTTGTCGGGAGCCAGGAAGGAACGACGGCGGCCTTCCGCCGCTTCCTGCCGCCGGGACTGCCGCGGCGGGTCGGCGGGGGCTGCAGGCACAGCGGTGACCGCCGTCGTCGTGCCGGTTGCCTGTGCAATACCGGGCTCCTGCACAGGAGCCGTTGCCGCCGTAGGACGCGCCGCTGTGGGGGCCGCATCCT of Arthrobacter sp. JZ12 contains these proteins:
- a CDS encoding ATPase, producing MTDNDSAWGPGDNPEDFPTRASRRRTGGREPGTGPISEVPRFADRLSPASAPQQAPAIQADPLEDTVRRQVLDIRFDESAARTWTTSVPVAIPSSAPSSAGPEPATAPAVSSVGTVEDAAPTAARPTAATAPVQEPGIAQATGTTTAVTAVPAAPADPPRQSRRQEAAEGRRRSFLAPDNGTIPAETGLRGLLTRLGIRMAPSKQELTTRAHTRAVSQHWPGPRTISVVNGKGGANKTPTTVMLAAVFARNGGGPVLAWDNNETRGTLGWRTEQGPHNSSVMDLLPQTSQLLAPSAQSALLARYVHHQTEDKYDVLRSKPDVLASEQKITSADFDSLHEVASKYFRLNVVDSGNDETAERWLRMIHHTDQLVIATTTLEEHAEAGALLLEALRARGGKYAELSENAVVIVSQSDKNGTPAQAKEIADGFAQLARRAVTIPYDVALLKGRIRWGALKPRTQAAWLAAAAAVADGL
- a CDS encoding type 1 glutamine amidotransferase domain-containing protein, with translation MTAHDISGKKVAFLLMDGVEQVELTSPWEAVKGAGGVPTLVAPSGDSVQGFNGVEKGDTFPVDLTLDQANADDFDALVLPGGVVNADHLRVEKEAQAFARSFFEQHKPVAAICHAPWLLIEAGVVSGRSMTSYHTLETDLRNAGANWTDDEVVVDAGFVTSRNPDDLPAFNDKVLEEIAEGPHEGQTA
- a CDS encoding DUF2797 domain-containing protein; its protein translation is MPTGHFLCHGVSWTREGPSLALASPQGERTSLDLPASNQASSEQVCGGGFNLGFRLDDGPGSRYCLGYSKALNGGERRSFPCPTRTTAERGYQCGPCFARDDFRYMHDVHRSGVAPGGLAQYLAQEHWLYIATFADGSTKVGTASQRSKWTRLAEQGAVVARYVAQADNGRVVRVLEDTVTRSAGLPQAIRSAAKTAALARPLPQQRLKEANDDAAAAASRLLKREIDIDGYRTSYQVWDPPPGWQQVLAAHAPVYPLSLGAGEHGGAVRAVLGQVALLVLPEGEFLLDLAQLRGRRLELGEWRSPAIAVQQELF